Proteins encoded by one window of Canis aureus isolate CA01 chromosome 13, VMU_Caureus_v.1.0, whole genome shotgun sequence:
- the RNASE12 gene encoding putative inactive ribonuclease-like protein 12 yields MLPVRAAAKTKGIRAEDVKGLLPLMILMVIIFLLLLFWENELHEEREVPTLEHLHVDYPQSDIPVRYCNRMVLQRVIRGPDNTCKKEHVFIHERPREINRVCTSPKKRVCQNHSSILCFQSVTKFKMTACQLIEGTRYPACRYHISPIMGFAVVTCDHMGPVTLQRYVE; encoded by the exons ATGTTGCCTGTGAGAGCTGCAGCGAAAACAAAAG GAATTAGGGCAGAAGATGTGAAGGGACTCTTACCCCTGATGATCCTAATGGTGATCATTTTCCTGCTGCTTCTGTTCTGGGAGAATGAGCTGCATGAGGAAAGAGAGGTGCCAACCCTGGAGCACTTGCACGTGGACTACCCTCAGAGCGACATTCCTGTAAGGTACTGCAACCGGATGGTCTTACAAAGAGTCATCAGGGGACCTGACAACACCTGCAAGAAGGAACACGTTTTCATCCACGAGAGGCCTCGAGAGATCAACAGGGTGTGCACCTCTCCCAAGAAGAGGGTTTGTCAGAACCATTCTTCCATCTTATGTTTCCAGAGTGTGACAAAGTTCAAAATGACAGCTTGTCAGCTCATCGAAGGCACCAGATATCCCGCCTGCAGGTACCACATTTCCCCCATAATGGGGTTCGCTGTTGTCACTTGTGATCACATGGGGCCAGTGACTCTGCAGAGGTATGTTGAGTAA